A region of the Microbacterium sp. SL75 genome:
CGACCGCGCGGTCGACGCCCTCCAGCTTCTCGATCGCCTCGAGGCAGGCTTCGTTCTCCTTCTGCAGCTTCGCCAGGCCCTTCAGGCCCTTCATCGCCCTCAGCTCCTCGGCGCGCTGCTTCATCGCCGCGCGTTCTTCTTCGCTGAATCCGGTGGCCATGGCATCCGCCTTCGTTGAGGTCTGACCGAAAGAGTAGCGCGCGTCAGGCCCGCGTATCCTCCGGGATTCGCGCAACCTCAGCTCGGATCGGTGGATGCCGGCTGACTTTGCGTGGATCGCTGAGGTGATGCCGCTCGCGGCGCCGCGCTCAGGCCTGCCGCAGCCCCTCTTCGAGCGCGACCCAGGCGAGCATCGCGCACTTCACGCGGGCCGTGAACTTCGAGACACCCGAGAGGGCGGCGGCGTCGGCGAAGGTCTCCTCGTCGAGGGGGATCTTGCCTCGCGAGCGCAGGGACTCACGGAACGACGCGATCAGCGCTTCGGCGTCGGCTCGCGGCATCCCTTCGTCTCCGCCGTCTTCTTGCAGCAGAGCGACGAGCATCGACGCCGAGGCCTGCGAGATCGAGCAGCCGGCGCCCTCCCAGGTCACCGAGGCGATGCGATCACCCTCGACCGAGACGCGCAGCGTGATCTCGTCGCCGCAGATGGGGTTGCGCTGATGCACGGTGGCGCTGTGAGCGCCGGGCTCGGCGAGACCGAACCCGCGTCGGTTCTTCGCGTGGTCGAGGATCAGCTCCTGGTACAGGGATTCGAGGCCGCTCATGCGCCCACCCCGAAGAAGCCGCGCACGCCCGAGACGGCGTCGAGCAAGGTGTCGATCTCGTCCTCGGTCGTGTGGATGGCCGCGCTCGCGCGGACCGACGCCGTCATGCCGAAGCGGCGGTGCAGCGGCTGAGCGCAGTGATGTCCCACGCGGACGGCGACCCCGCGCGAGTCGAGGAACTGACCCACGTCGTGGGCGTGGACCCCCTCGACCTCGAAGGCCTGCAGGGCGACCCGCTCCGCGGCATCCGTGTCTCCGAGAAGACGGATGCCGTCGATGGAGCGCAGCCCCTCGCGCAGGCGCTTCTCGAGCGTCGCTTCGTGGGCGTGTGCGGCCTCGAGGTCGTGCTGGCCGAGCCAGCGGACGGCGGCGGCGAGGGCGACGGCCTGCGACACCGGCTGCGTGCCGGCCTCGAAGCGCTGCGGCGCGGGCAGGTACTCGGCCTTGTCGAGGGTGACGGTCGTGATCATCGACCCGCCGGTGGTGAAGGGCGGCAGGCTGTCGAGCACCTCGTCACGGCCCCAGAGCGCCCCGATGCCGTACGGCCCGTAGATCTTGTGCCCCGAGAAGACGGCGAGATCGACCCCGGATGCCGGCAGGTCGAGGCGCAGGTGGGGAGCCGACTGGCACGCGTCGAGCACCGTCAGCGCGCCGACGCCGCGAGCCAGGGTCACGAGCTTCGCGACGGGGTTCACGATGCCGAGTACGTTCGACACGTGCGGGAAGGCGACGACCTTCGTGCGCTCGCCGATGAGTTCGGCCGCGGCGTGCAGGTCGAGCATGCCGTCGTCGAGCACCGGGATGTGCCGCAGACGCGCACCCGTTCGGGCGGCGAGTTCCTGCCAGGGGATGAGGTTGGCGTGATGCTCGGCCTCGGTCACGACGATCTCGTCGCCCTCGCGCAGGCGCCCGGCGTACCCCAGCGATCCCGCGACGAGGTTGAGGCCGGCGGTGGCGCCGCTCGTCCAGACCAGCTGCTCGGGCTCGGCGCCCACGAACTCGGCGACCGTGACGCGCGCGTCCTCGAACAGCTCGGTGGCCTCGGCGGCGAGGGTGTGCGCGCCGCGATGCACGGCCGAGTTGGCGGTTTCGAGGAAGTCGCGCTCGGCGTCGAGGACGGCGCGCGGCTTCTGGCTCGTCGCGCCGGAGTCGAGGTACACGAGGGGTCGGCCGTCGATCTCGGCCTGCAGGATCGGGAAGTCGGCGCGCACGGCGGCGACGTCGAAGGGGAGGGTCACCCCTCCAGGCTACGTCGCATGGGGTGGTGGCGGATCGTGCAAAAAAGAAAAGAAGAAAGTACTTGCCTACTCGGAAAGTAGTTGCCATGATCGAGTCAACGAAAGGATCGCCATGGACCACACGCCCGCGATGACCGCGTCGGAAGCCCAACTGCTGCTCGATCGCGCCGACCGCCTCAGCCACGCCGCACACAACGCAACGCGGTGGCCGTACATCAGCTTCATCCTCGCGCTCGGGGTGGCGACCTCGATGGGCACCTTCGCGATGGCCGTCACGACCGGAGATACGTTCGGCCTCGCCTACGTGAGCTTGCTGGCCGTCGTATTCGCCCTCATCATCTTCTTCGTCGTCAGCATCCAGGGCCGCGCCGCCTTTGCTCGCGGCCGCCGCTGGACCGCCTACATCGCGAGCTGGTTCGCGTCGTACGCGCTCGCCCTGGCAGTCGTCATCTGGGCGCACGGCAACGTGCTGCTCGCGGCGCTGGCCTCGGGCCTCGTGCTCGTCGTCTCCCTGGTCTGCGCGGCGCGCGAGGCTCGGTCGTGACCACGTCGACCCCGCATCCTCGGCACCGGCTCGACGAGCTGCTCCAGAACTCCGTGCGGTTCTCGATCCTCGCGGCCCTCGACCGGGCGGCCACGCTGAGTTTCAAGGAGGTTCGGGATGCCGTCGAGGTCACCGACTCCGCGCTGAGCAAGCAGGTCTCGACGCTCGAGGGCGCCGGCTACATCGCTGTGGGGAAGTCGTTCGCGGGCAAGATGCCCCGCACCTCGCTCACCCTGACGAAGGAGGGGCGAGCGGCGTGGAGGAGCCACCTCGACACGCTCCGCGAGATCGCGGGGACGTCGGTCTGAGCCGTTCGATCGTTCGACACCGCGTCTCACCGACTCCTCATGGACGAGTCGATGAGACGCGGTGTCGTGCGCGAAGAGTGAGGAAGCCGGACCGGACCGTTCGGAAACCGTGAGCACCCCGGGATCGCCCTCGCCGGGAGCGTAGACCGGATGCCATGACCCTCACGGCCCTGCTCCCCACCCTTCGATCCAGCATCCCGGCCCCCTTCGACGCGGCCGCCTGGCCCGCCGGCTCGACCCCCACGCTCGACGACGTCACCGTGCGGGCCGTGTCGGTCGGTCGTTTCGCCGACATCTGCGGAACGCCCTGCGTCTGCACGGGCCCCGCGGTGATCCCGGCGTCGGGCGGTGTGGCATCCGCGACGCTGTCGACGACCGTGGTGATCGCGACCGTGACGGATGCCGGCCCCGATACGCTGCGCCTCGATGCTTGCGTCGCCGGGCTCGAGGCCGTCTGGCGCGAGGCGCGGCTCATCGGCCGCGTGTCCCGCGCGTACGACGAGCCGTTCGCCGTCGTCGACGCGCACGGCGAGGAACCGTGCGGCGCGGTCGTGCTGCCCGGGGACGTCCGCGTGGGCGATCGCATCGCCTTTCCCTGCCCCGGATGCCACACCGTCGGCGAGGTCCGCTGATGCTGCTGCACTCGATCGTCTTCGCCTCCCGCTGCGCGCGGGTGCAGGCGGAGTTCCTGGCCGCGGAGGCCGAAGACGAGGCGGCCGACGAGCGTAACTCCTGAGTTTCGGGCCCGGCTCCTGTGGCAGCCGGCCCGGGCTCCGGTGTCGGCGCGTCTTTCCGACCGGGGGACAAGCCGCCGCGGCGCGAATCTCAGGAGTTCGGCACGCTCGCGGCGGTGGTCCCGCCCGGGCCCGCTCACACGACGAGCCGGTACCCCATCCCCTGCTCGGTGAGCAGGTGCACGGGCGCCGAGGGATCGACCTCGAGCTTCTTTCGCAGTTGCGACATGTACAGCCGCAGATAGCCCGAGTCGGCGACCTGTTCGCTCGCCCAGATCTCTTTGAGCAGGGTCTGGCGCGTCACGAGAGAACCGGGGTTGCGGGCGAGGAACTCGAGCATGCGCCACTCGGTCGGCGTCAGGTGCACGCGTGCGCCTCCGCGCAGCACGGCCTTGGCCGACAGGTCGACCTCGACGTCGCCGAAGCGCACGACGGCATCGCCCGACGACGGCACTGAGCGCCGCGCGTGCACGCGCAGACGCGCCAGCAGTTCGTCGATCTGGAACGGCTTGGTGACGAAGTCGTCTGCCCCGGCGTCGAGCGCCTCGACCTTGTCGGCCGAGCCCGTGCGACCCGAGACGACGATGATGGGCGCCGTCGTCCACCCGCGCAGGGCGTGGATCACCTGCACGCCGTCGAGGTGCGGCATCCCGAGGTCGAGAAGGACGATGTCGGGGTGCGCCCCCGCGGCGAGGGTGACGGCCGCGGCACCGTCGGCCGCCGCCACCACGTCGTAGCCGTGCGCGGCCAGCGTGATGCGCAGGGCTCGCACGAGCTGCGGGTCGTCATCGGCGATGAGTACCTTCACGGCATCCTCCTCGAGATTCCGGATGCCGTGGCCTCCGTATCGGCCACGGGCAGCGCCACGACCATGGTGAGGCCGCCGCCGGGGGTGTCCTCCGGGGTGAGCGTGCCGCCCATGCCCTCGGCGAAGCCGCGCGAGAGGGCCAGGCCCAGGCCCAGACCCGCGGTGTTGTCGGTGTCGCCCAGGCGCTGGAAGGGCGAGAACATGTCCTCGCGGCGGTCGGCGGCGATACCGGGGCCGTGGTCGATCACGCGGATCTCGGCGGTGCCGCCGAGGCGGCTCGTCGCGATGCGGACACGCTCGCCGTCGGGCGAGTAGCGCTGGGCGTTGGTGAGCACGTTGACCAGCACGCGCTGCAGCAGCACGGGGTCGGCACGGAGCATCGGCAGGTCGGGGTCGAGCGCGAGCTCGACGTCGTCGGGGCCGAGGTCGAGCTCGTCGAGGGCGGAGAGCACGACACCCGCGGCGTCGGTCGCCGTCAGAGACACGGCGAGCACGCCGGCCTGCACGCGGCTGACGTCGAGCAGGTCGGTTACGAGCACGGACAGCGTCGCCAGGCTTTCGTCTGCGGTCTCGAGCAGCACCTGGCGGTCGTCGTCGGAGAGCTGGTCGCCGGCGGCGCGCAGGCCGCCGAGCGAGGCGACGGCGGCGGCGAGCGGACGGCGGAGGTCATGGCTGACGGCCGACAGCAGGGCGGTGCGCACCTGGTCGGTCTCGGCGAGCGCGCCGGCCTCGGCCGCGGTCTCGGCGAGATCGGTGCGCTCGAGTGCGGCGGCGAGCTGCGCCACGACGACGTCGAGCAGACGTCGTTCCGAGGCGTCGAGGTCGCCGCCGTGCAGCTCGAGGGTCGCGCGCCCGTCGCCGACGGGCACCGCGACCGCGCGATCGTCGCGCACGGGCTCCCCGTCCGTGGCGAGCACCGTGCCGTCGGCGGCGACCAGGCGGACTCCCGCGAGGCCGAACGCCTCGCGCGCGCGGCTGATCAGCGCGGGCACGGCGCTCTCGCCCCGCAGCACGCTGCCGGCGATCGTGGCGAGCATCTCGGACTCCGCCGCGGCGCGTCGGGCGGCCCGCGCGCGGCGGGCGGCCTGGTCGACGACGACGCTGACGAGCACGGCGATGACGACGTACAGCGTCAGCGACAGCGCGTGCGCGGGGTCGCTGATGGTGATCGTGTAGATCGGTGCGATGAACAGGAAGTCGAGCGTGACCCCCGACAACACGGCCGCGAACACCGCCGGCCAGATGCCGCCGACGAGCGCGACGACCACGACCAGCAACTGGTAGGCCAGGACGTCGGCGGTGATCGACTCGTCGGAACCGGTGGCGATCATCAGCAGCGACAGAAGCGGACCGCCGACGAGGGCGGTGACGAAACCCAGGATGCGCCGCTTCGCGCTCAGCGCGGGGCCCGCGAGCCGGGGGAGGGCGAACCGGCCGCCCGCGCGGGCGTGGTTCACGATGTGCACGTCGATGTCGCCCGAGGCGCGGATCACGGTCGCCCCGATGCCCGGTCCGGTAAGGGCTGCGCCCAGACGACCGCGCCGGCTCACGCCGATGACCAGCTGCGAGGCGTTGACCGATCGCGCGAAATCGACCAGGGCGGTGGCCACGTCGTCGCCGACGACCTGGTGGTAGGTGCCGCCCAGGGTTTCGACCAGGGCACGCTGTTCGGCCAGGGCGCCGGGGGCGCTCGCGCGCAGGCCGTCCTGCGTCGACACGTGCACGGCGAGCAGCTCGCCGCCGGCCGACCGCGCGGCGATGCGGGCCCCGCGACGCAGCAGCGTCTCGCCCTCGGGCCCGCCGGTCAGGGCAACGACCACGCGCTCGCGCGCCTGCCACGACCCTTCGATGCCGTGCTCGCTGCGGTAACGCTGCAGCGCGGAGTCGACCTCGTCGGCGAGCCAGAGCAGAGCGAGTTCGCGCAGCGCCGTCAGGTTGCCGAGGCGGAAGTAGTTCGACAGAGCGGCGTCGATCCGCTCGGCGGGGTAGACCGAGCCCGCGGCGAGGCGATCGCGCAGGGACTGCGGTGCCAGGTCGACGACCTCGATCTGATCGGCCGCCCGGACCACGGCATCCGGGACCGTCTCGCGCTGCACCACGCCGGTGATCTTCTCGACGACGTCGTTGAGCGATTCGATGTGCTGCACGTTCACGGTCGTGATCACGTCGATGCCCGCGTCGAGCAGCTCCTCGACGTCGGC
Encoded here:
- the sufU gene encoding Fe-S cluster assembly sulfur transfer protein SufU; amino-acid sequence: MSGLESLYQELILDHAKNRRGFGLAEPGAHSATVHQRNPICGDEITLRVSVEGDRIASVTWEGAGCSISQASASMLVALLQEDGGDEGMPRADAEALIASFRESLRSRGKIPLDEETFADAAALSGVSKFTARVKCAMLAWVALEEGLRQA
- a CDS encoding aminotransferase class V-fold PLP-dependent enzyme; translation: MTLPFDVAAVRADFPILQAEIDGRPLVYLDSGATSQKPRAVLDAERDFLETANSAVHRGAHTLAAEATELFEDARVTVAEFVGAEPEQLVWTSGATAGLNLVAGSLGYAGRLREGDEIVVTEAEHHANLIPWQELAARTGARLRHIPVLDDGMLDLHAAAELIGERTKVVAFPHVSNVLGIVNPVAKLVTLARGVGALTVLDACQSAPHLRLDLPASGVDLAVFSGHKIYGPYGIGALWGRDEVLDSLPPFTTGGSMITTVTLDKAEYLPAPQRFEAGTQPVSQAVALAAAVRWLGQHDLEAAHAHEATLEKRLREGLRSIDGIRLLGDTDAAERVALQAFEVEGVHAHDVGQFLDSRGVAVRVGHHCAQPLHRRFGMTASVRASAAIHTTEDEIDTLLDAVSGVRGFFGVGA
- a CDS encoding chemotaxis protein CheY; this encodes MDHTPAMTASEAQLLLDRADRLSHAAHNATRWPYISFILALGVATSMGTFAMAVTTGDTFGLAYVSLLAVVFALIIFFVVSIQGRAAFARGRRWTAYIASWFASYALALAVVIWAHGNVLLAALASGLVLVVSLVCAAREARS
- a CDS encoding winged helix-turn-helix domain-containing protein, translating into MTTSTPHPRHRLDELLQNSVRFSILAALDRAATLSFKEVRDAVEVTDSALSKQVSTLEGAGYIAVGKSFAGKMPRTSLTLTKEGRAAWRSHLDTLREIAGTSV
- a CDS encoding response regulator — protein: MKVLIADDDPQLVRALRITLAAHGYDVVAAADGAAAVTLAAGAHPDIVLLDLGMPHLDGVQVIHALRGWTTAPIIVVSGRTGSADKVEALDAGADDFVTKPFQIDELLARLRVHARRSVPSSGDAVVRFGDVEVDLSAKAVLRGGARVHLTPTEWRMLEFLARNPGSLVTRQTLLKEIWASEQVADSGYLRLYMSQLRKKLEVDPSAPVHLLTEQGMGYRLVV
- a CDS encoding ATP-binding protein translates to MKRGRLRVLLGMAPGVGKTYEMLEEGRRLRSEGHDVVIAIVETHGRVATAAQAEGLEVVPRRAVAHRGVALDEMDLDAVLERLPRIALVDELAHTNVPGSRNDKRWADVEELLDAGIDVITTVNVQHIESLNDVVEKITGVVQRETVPDAVVRAADQIEVVDLAPQSLRDRLAAGSVYPAERIDAALSNYFRLGNLTALRELALLWLADEVDSALQRYRSEHGIEGSWQARERVVVALTGGPEGETLLRRGARIAARSAGGELLAVHVSTQDGLRASAPGALAEQRALVETLGGTYHQVVGDDVATALVDFARSVNASQLVIGVSRRGRLGAALTGPGIGATVIRASGDIDVHIVNHARAGGRFALPRLAGPALSAKRRILGFVTALVGGPLLSLLMIATGSDESITADVLAYQLLVVVVALVGGIWPAVFAAVLSGVTLDFLFIAPIYTITISDPAHALSLTLYVVIAVLVSVVVDQAARRARAARRAAAESEMLATIAGSVLRGESAVPALISRAREAFGLAGVRLVAADGTVLATDGEPVRDDRAVAVPVGDGRATLELHGGDLDASERRLLDVVVAQLAAALERTDLAETAAEAGALAETDQVRTALLSAVSHDLRRPLAAAVASLGGLRAAGDQLSDDDRQVLLETADESLATLSVLVTDLLDVSRVQAGVLAVSLTATDAAGVVLSALDELDLGPDDVELALDPDLPMLRADPVLLQRVLVNVLTNAQRYSPDGERVRIATSRLGGTAEIRVIDHGPGIAADRREDMFSPFQRLGDTDNTAGLGLGLALSRGFAEGMGGTLTPEDTPGGGLTMVVALPVADTEATASGISRRMP